A stretch of DNA from Tsuneonella amylolytica:
CCGCGATGACCCGCGTGGCCTCGGCCATTCCGCAAAAGGCCTGATCCGATGAAGAACGCCATGCTCGCAGCCGCAGCCGTCCTCACCCTTGCCGCACCTGCCGCGGCGCAGACGACCTACGATCCGGTGTGGCAACCCGAACCCTATTCGACCGTCCGGCATCCCGAATGGTCGAAGGACGCGGTCCTCTACCAGATTAACACCCGCCAGTTCACGCCCGAGGGGACGTTCCGCGCGGCCGAGCGCGAATTGCCGCGGTTGAAGGCGCTCGGTGTGAATGTGCTGTGGCTGATGCCGATCCACCCGATCGGCGCGAAGAACCGCAAGGGCACGCTCGGCAGCCCCTATTCGGTGCGCGACTATTACGACGTGAACCCGGAATTCGGGACGAAAGCGGATTTCAGGCACTTCGTCGACGCGGCGCATGCGGCCGGTTTTCATGTCATCCTCGATTGGGTCGCCAACCACACCGCGTGGGACAACCGGTTGGTGACCGAGCATCCCGACTGGTACGAGAAGGACTGGAAGGGCGACTTCCGCCCCACCCCCTGGTGGGACTGGTCCGACATCGTCGATCTCGACTGGTTGCAGCCCGGTGTGCGCAAGCACGTGGGCGAGGCGATGGAGATGTGGGTGCGCGACTACGGCGTCGACGGTTTCCGCGCGGACGTGGCGGGCTACGTACCGCTCGATTTCTGGGAGAAGGAACGCGCCCGGCTCGAGGCGATCCGGCCGGTGTTCATGCTGGCCGAATGGAAATCGTCCGAACTGACGCGCAAGGCGTTCGACGCGGTGTACGCCTGGGAATGGCATCACATTGTCAAGGACATCGCGAAGGGCAAGTCCGACCCCAGCGCCCTCTACGGCTACTACGCCGAGAACGAGAGTGCCTGGCCGCGGCAGGCGATGCGGCTGACCTACATCGAGAATCACGACAGCAACGCGTGGGAAGGGACGCAATACGAGAACTTCGGCGATGCGCTGCCGGCGATGACGGCGCTCGCCTTCACCGGCGAAGGCCTGCCGATGGTCCACAACGGGCAGGAAGCCTGCAACGCCAAGCGGCTCGAATTCTTCGAGAAGGACCCCATCGACTGGTCGCAGGCGAATGGGTGCACGCTCGGTCCGCTGATCCGCGACCTCGTCGCCTTCCGCCGCGCGAATCCCGCGCTCGCCAACGGTCAATGGGGTGGCCGCATGAGCCAGGTCGTGACCGACCAACCGAAGCAGGTGTTCGCCTGGACGCGTCAGACGGACGGCAACCGCGTCGTGGGCATATTCAACCTGTCCGCCGCGCCGGTCACGGCTACGCTGTCCGATGCCCACGCGGCCGGGCAGTACCGCGCCTTTCGCACGGGTGAAGCGGTCACCCTGACGCCGGGGCAGACGCTCACGCTGGCCCCGTGGGAATATCGCCTGATGTCGGCCGCAGCCGTCCGCTAGGCGGTCACCCGCGCGAGAGCCTGCGTCGGCGGGGCGGGACGGCCCCTTCCATGGGCACGTCGAAGCGGCGGATGTAATCGGACATCCGCTCGACGACCTCGCCCTCGTCGAGGCCGAACTCGGGCAGGCTGTAGTGGTGCGGCGTACGCTTGAGCGCGCGGCTGCGCTCGATGTAGCGCTCCATGCCCGGGACGGCGCTGTCCATCTCGAGCCCGAGAAACTTGTAGATGCGCGCCATCGTGCCGCGCCAGTCGCGGTCCATCGCGTCGTATTGCACGTCGATCATGCGGTGGGCGGGTATGGCGCGCCGGGCCTCCATCATGCGGCGGGTCATGAGGTCGGTCTTGCGCAACCATTCCGCCCCGACGACGCCCGCACGGGCATGGTCGGAATAGATGATGGTCTGGTTCCAAGCGAGACTGGCCGCGCTGCCGACGACCTGGCGCGGATCGCGGTGGGTGAAGATCAGCCGCGCATCGGGGAAGACCTTCAGCAGCGCGGGCAGGTCGAGCATGTGCTGCGGGGTCTTTAGGATCCACGGACGCAGAGAGCTTTCCTGCTGGCTCCAGCCGATCAGCCGCAGCAGGTTCGCCATGTGCCGGTAGGCAGGCGTCGCATCCTCGCCTTCGGTAAAACGGGCGTAAGTCGGCACGTGCCACTGGGCATCGTGCTTCATGCCCCACATGCTCGCGACCAGCAGGCCGAGTTCTTCCTCCGGCTCGTAAGGGCCGGTAGGGTGGATCGACAGAGTGCGCGGATTGGCGAGCCGCGCGACCTTCATGATCCGGTTGGCGAGCTTCGGCCGGAAATCCTCGGCCCGGCCTGCCAAAACATCTTCGAAGTCGGGCCGCGGCACCGGGCTGATCGTCTCGAAGCTGCGCATGTGGGCGAAGCGGCGATCGGCGGCGAGCAGGCGGTGGAGCCGGGTTGTGCCGCTGCGCATGGGCCCGACGATCACCACCGGATGCGGGATCGGGCGCGCGAGGATTTCGGGATGCCGATCGAACCACATCTGGGTGTAGAGCCGGTCGCGCAGAACGTGGTGGAACTGCTTTTCCGCCGCGAGCGCGCCGATGGCGTTGAGCCGCGCCTCTTCCCGAACGCTTTCGAGCAGGACCTCCATCGGTTTCTCGAACCAGCGGTCGCCGAAGTCGGTGAGCCCCGTCGCCTCGACGGCCTGGCTCAGCAACTCGTCTTTCGTCAGCCTCGCGGGAGCGATCGCGCCGAACCTGCGCCCCGCCCTTACGCCCGCGTCGAGCACGTCGATTAAGCGGGTGCGGCGTGGCGGCCGGATGTCGGTTTCGTGCAAAGGGAACCCCCATCGTGAACAGGCAGCGTCCCACCGCGCCGGTTGCCTATCTACCGTTGCCCGCGCCGCCGGTTCCCGCATTGCCCTGCCCGAAGCGGTGCGGCATAGGCCGCGGCCATGCACGACATACGCCTCATCCGCGACGATCCCGCCGCCTTCGACGCCGCCCTCGCCCGCCGGGGTTTCGCCGCGTCGTCGGCGGAGGTGTTGGTCCTCGACGAGACCCGGCGCGCGGCCGCGACCAAGGCGCAGGACCTCCTTGCCCGTCGGAACGAGGCATCGAAGGCGATCGGCGCCGCTATAGGTCGCGGCGACACCGACGGGGCGGCTGCGCTCAAGGCGGAAGTTGCGGGAATCAAGGAAGAACTTCCCGCGCTGGAGGCTGCCGAGCGCGAGGCCGCGCAGGCCCAGGACGACCTTCTCGCGCGGCTTCCGAACCTGCCCGCCGACGACGTTCCCGACGGCGAGGACGAGGCGGGCAATGTCGAGATCGCGCGCTGGGGGACCCCCCGCGACTACGCTTTCGAACCGAAGGAACACGCCGATTTCGGGCCCGCCCTGGGCCTCGACTTCGAGGCCGGCGCCGCGATCGCGGGAGCGCGTTTCACGTTCCTGCGCGGGCAGATGGCAAGGCTGCAGCGGGCGATCGCGCAGTTCATGCTCGACGTCCAGACCGGCGAGCACGGCTACATGGAATGCGCCACGCCGCTGCTGGTGCGCGAGGAGGCGATGTTCGGGACCGGGCAGCTTCCCAAGTTCGCCGAGGACAGCTTCCAGACCACCGACGGACGCTGGCTGATCCCTACCAGCGAGGTCAGCCTGACGAATTTCTGCAGGGAAACGATCGCCGAATTTGGCACTCCCTTGCGTCTGACGGCGCTCACCCCGTGCTTCCGTTCCGAAGCCGGATCGGCGGGGCGCGACACGCGCGGGTACATCCGCCAGCACCAGTTCGAAAAGGTGGAGCTCGTGAGCATCTGCCGCCCCGACCATGCCGCCGCCGAACACGACCACATGCTCCGCAGCGCGCAGGTCGTCCTCGAACGGCTCGGCCTGCCCTACCGCACGATGCTGCTGTGCGCGGGCGACATGGGCTTCGGCGCGAAGAAGACCTACGACCTCGAGGTCTGGCTGCCCGGCCAGCAGGCTTACCGCGAGATCAGCTCGGTGAGCTGGTGCGGCGACTTCCAGGCGCGGCGGATGAACGCCCGCTACCGTGCGGAGAACGGCAAGCCCGCCTTCGTCCACACCCTCAACGGCAGCGGCCTGGCGGTCGGGCGCACGCTGGTGGCGGTGCTGGAGAACTACCAGCAGGAAGACGGCAGCGTGATCGTGCCCGAGGCGCTGAAGCCGTGGGCCGGCGGGCTCGAGATACTGGAGCCGGCAAACTGATGCGCATCCTCCTCACCAATGACGACGGCATTCACGCTCCCGGCCTCGAAGTGCTGGAAGCGATCGCCCGCGAGTTCACCGACGACATCTGGATTTGCGCGCCGAGCGAGGAACAGTCGGGCGCGGGACACTCGCTTACGCTCACCCGTCCGGTACGATTGCGCAGGCACGACGAGCGGCGCTTCTCGGTCACCGGCACCCCGACGGACGCGGTGACGCTGGGCCTGCGCAAGGTGATGGACGGCCCGCCCGACGTGATCCTGTCGGGGGTCAACCGCGGCGCCAACCTCGCCGACGACGTGACCTATTCAGGCACCGTGTCCGCCGCGATCGAGGGCGCGCTGGCCGGCATTCGCGCGATTGCGCTGAGCCAGGTTTACGCCAGCGAAGGTATGGGCGACTCGGTCCCGTTCGATGCCGCCAGGGCCTGGGGCGCGAAGGTGCTCGCCCCGCTCCTCGATGTGCCGCTGCCGAAACGCACGCTCGTCAACGTGAACTTCCCCGCCCTTCCCGCCGACCGGATCAGGGGTATTCGCGCAGTGCGGCAGGGGTTCCACGACTATTCGCGCGGCACCGTGGTCGAGGGCCGCGACCCGCGCGGCTATCCCTACTACTGGTTCGGCCTGGAGGCGATCGAGCACACGCTCGATCACGGCACCGATCTGGAAGCGATCGCCGACGGGTACATCGCGGTCACCCCGCTGCAGCTCGACCTCACCCACCACAGCTCGCTCGGCGCGCTGGCCGATCGTTACGGTTGAGCCTTTCGGATAAAGGGGACGGGGATTCCCATTCGCGCGTGACGCGTTATGGTCGCACCCCATGAAGAGGATCGCCACCCTGCTCGCTGCGGCGCTGGCCGCTTCCCCCGCCCTCGCGGCGAACCCCAGGACCGAGACCGAGCACGTCGTCACCGATGGCGAGACGCTGTCCGGCATCGCCGCGCGCGCCGGAGTACCGCTGTCGGTCATCGCCGAGGCCAACCTGCTGCGCGAACCATATGCGGTGCGAAAGGGGCAGAAACTCGCCATTCCCCGCCAGCGCGTGCACACGGTCCGGAAGGGCGAGACCGGGCTCGGCATTGCCGCCAGATATGGCGTGCCCTTCGACCGGATCGCCGTCGCGAATGGTCTAAGCGAAAGCGGGACCGTGCTGCTGGGGCAGAAACTGATCATCCCGGCGGTCGTCGCCGCGCCCGATGCGGCGTCGCTCGCCGTCGCGGCAGCGAGCGCGGCTACGTCCGATCCGTATTTCCGCCGACCGCACGACGGGAAGGTTCAGCTCGGCTATTCCCGCCGCGCCGACGGGAAGGGGCATGACGGGATCGACTATGCCGCCAACCCGCTCGACATGGTCCGCGCTTCCGCGAGCGGGACGGTGAGCGGCATCTCGCAGCGCGATCCACGGTTCGGCAAAATGGTCACCATCGATCACGGCGGCGGCTGGAAGAGCGCCTACGGCCACCTCGCCGACATTACCGTGGAGATGGGCGACGTCGTCAAGACCGGCGAGCGCGTGGGCCTCGCCGGAAGCAGCGGGCAGGCCGACGGAAACGAGGTCCACTTCGCCATCCGCCGCAACGGCAGGCCGGTCGACCCGGCCCCTTTGCTCGCCCGGTGAGCCGAGGTTGAGCAAGAAGCCCGCTCCTAGACGGCCGTACCGCGGGCCGCGCTTCCAGCCGCTGCGGCGCTCGGTGGGCGTGCCGGTGTGGGCCGACCTCGGCATCCGGCTGGCTCTGGCGCTGGGCCTCGTGATGATGGTGGTGATGATCCACTGGCTGGATCGCGATGGGCTGGTCGACAACCTCGACGGGCACATCACCTTCCTCGACGTCGTCTATTTCACGATGATCTCGATCACCACCACGGGCTTCGGCGACATCGCGCCGGTATCCGACCGGGCGCGGCTGATCGAAGCAGTGATCGTCACCCCGATCCGCTTCGCCGTGCTGTTCATCTTCGTGGGCGCGGCCTACGACTTCGTCATCCGCAGGAGCTGGGAGAAATACCGCATGCGGCGCATTCAGGAACGGCTGACCGGCCACATCGTCGTGCTCGGCTTCGGCATCTCGGGTTCGGAAGCGGTCCACGAACTGATCGAGCGCGGGACCGACCCCGCGCAGATCGTCGTCATGGACCCGAGCGAGGAACGCCTGGCCGAGGCCGAGGCCCTGGGCTGCAACGTGATCGAGGCCGACGCCACCCGCGACGAGAGTCTGGAGGCCGTGCGCATCTCGCGCGCCTCGACCGTGCTCGTGTCGGCGGGGCGCGACGACAGCTCGATCCTCATCGTGCTGACCGTACGCCACCTCGCCCCCGAAGTCCCGATCAGCGTGGTCGTGCGTGCAGCCGACAACGAACTGCTCGCCCGCCAGGCGGGGGCCGACAACGTCATCAACCCGGTGCGCTTCACCGGACTGCTGCTGGCTGGCAGCGCGCAAGGTTCGCACATCGCCGACTATATGGCCGATCTCGCCTCCTTTGGCGGCAAGGTGCAGCTCGTGGAACGCAAGGTCGCGCCGGACGAAGTCGGCAAGACGATCGAGGAGCTGTCGAGCGGCGGCAAGGGCCTGCGCGTCTATCGCGGCGATACGATGCGCGGATACTGGGAATGCGGCCCGCTGGAGATGGGCGATACGATCGTCGAAATCCGTCCGACCGCAGTGACCGAAGCCTAGCCCAGGAGGAAGAACACCAGCCCCATCGCAAGATAGGCGGCCAGCCAGTACCCCGCGTCGATCAGCGCGACCCGGGTGGGGACGCGAAGCTGGGCGAAGCTGATCCACAGCGCCGGGATGACGAAGGCGAGCGCGAGGCCGCCGCTCATCATGAAATAGAGCCACGGCTTTGCCGCCAGCGTGTCGGCCCCGACGCGGGCGAACATATGGCCCAGCATCGCCGCGGTCAGCAGCAGGAGCACCGCCGACACCGCCACGATGCTGGCCGGGCGGCCCCGCCCGATCAGCCGGCCGGCCGCGACCTTGCGCGTCTTGGCCCGGCCGAACACCGGGCCGAACCAGGCACAGGCGAGCCCGCCTGCGACGAGCGCGGCGACGATCACGGCGATCCAGTTGACGGGTCCCAAGCCCGGCGACCTTCCTTAAGATGTGTTATGGTTCGCCGGTGTAGCGCAAACGCGCGCACGGGTGTAGGGGGCCGCGCAAATGCCCGGCTCCACCCCTCTTTCGACGATCCCCGACCAGAAGCGCATCGGCATGGTCAGCCTCGGCTGTCCCAAGGCGCTCGTCGATTCCGAACGCATCCTCACCCGGCTGCGCGCGGATGGCTATGCGATGAGCCCGGACTATGCCGGCGCGGACGTGGTGCTGGTCAACACCTGCGGCTTCCTCGACAGCGCGAAGGAGGAAAGCCTCGAGGCGATCGGCGAGGCCATCGCCGAGAACGGCCGCGTGATCGTGACCGGCTGCATGGGCGAGGAGGCCGAGGTCATCCGCGCGCGTTTCCCCGAGGTACTCGCCGTGACCGGCGCGCAGCAGTACGAGGCTGTGGTTGAAGCCGTGCACGGGGCCGCGCCGCCGAGCCAGGGGCCGTTTATCGACCTCGTTCCGCAGCCCTCCGCGCTCAAGCAGCGAAGCGGTAGCGCCGACGAATACGTCAAGCTGACGCCGCGGCACTACAGCTATCTCAAGATTTCCGAAGGCTGCAATCACTCCTGCGCGTTCTGCATCATCCCCCAGCTGCGCGGAAAGCTCGTCAGCCGGCGGATCGACGCGGTGCTGCGCGAGGCGGAAAAACTGGTGGCGGCCGGCACGAAAGAATTGCTGGTCATCAGCCAGGACACCTCGGCCTACGGCGTGGACACCCGGCACGACGAACGGATGTGGAAGGGACACCCCGTCCGCGCGCACATGACCGATCTCGCGCGCGAACTCGGCCAGTTGCGCACGCCGGAGGGTGCGGCGCCGTGGGTGCGGCTGCACTACGTCTATCCCTACCCCCATGTCGATGCGGTCATTCCGCTGATGGCCGAGGGGTTGTTGACGCCGTACCTCGACATCCCCTTCCAGCACGCCAGCCCCAAGGTGCTGCGCGCGATGAAGCGCCCGGCGAACGAGGCCAAAGTGCTGGAACGGGTGAAGGCGTGGCGGCAGATCGCCCCCGACCTCACCATCCGGTCGAGCTTCGTCGTCGGCTTCCCCGGCGAGACCGAGGACGACTTCCGCTACCTGCTCGACTGGCTGGAGGAAGCCCAGCTCGACCGGGTGGGCGGTTTCCGCTTCGAGCCGGTCGCCGGCGCGCAGGCCAACGACTTGCCCGATCCCGTACCCGAGGCGGTGAAGGAAGAACGCTACGCCCGGCTGATGGAAGTCACCGAGCGGATCAGCGCAGCCAAGCTCGCCGCCAAGGTGGGCCGGGTGCTGCCGGTGATCGTCGATGAAGTAGGCGAACCCGACGAGGACGGCGACGTGGGGGCCACCGCGCGCAGCCAGGCCGACGCGCCCGAGATCGACGGCAACGTATACCTGCGCGATGTGCCCGCCGGCATCGTGCCGGGCACGATCGTCGACGTCCGCATCGAGGATGCCGACGCGCACGACCTCTACGGGGTTATCGCCCAGGAACGCGCAACGTCCTGAAGGTGATGCTGCGCCGGAGCGCGTCCATCGGCGCGATCGAGTGCTCCCATTCGTGCCGCACCTCGCCGTCGAGCAGGTAGACAGAGCGCGGCGGCAGTTCGACGCTGCGCCGGTCGAATCCTCCGTCCGCCCGTCGCCGGCGCAGGCGCAGCACCGCCGGCGCGCCGAGCGACAGGCCCATGACCTGCCCGTACTGCGGCCGGTCGCGGTGCCAGCCGATCCCTGCGCCCGGATCGTAGCGGATCAGCAGCGCCTGCACGAACGGCTCCGTCTCCACGCCGAGTGCCGCGGCGAGATCGGCGCGCAACGCGGTCAGCCAGTCCGGCAAAGGCGGCGCAGGGATCGTGCGCCCCCGCTGGTAGTCGTAGGCCGAGCCGTAATGCGCGGTCAGCCGCTTCCCTTCCCACTGCCCGAACTTGAACGGTTCGAGCGGCGCGGCGTCGATCCGGGCGGCGCACGCGCGCTCCCCTTCCGGACCGATCGCGTGCGGCACAAACGACAGGCCCGGCACCGCCGGATCTGGGTCGAACAGGGACGGCTGCACGGACATTCAGGTGATATGGTGACAGCCTGCCGCACCGGCCATCCCCCCCGACGCATGCGGAGAGGATTGTTTATGGTTTTCGCGGTATGAAGCCGTCACGATGACCACCGGACTATCCTTGCCCTGGAAGCGCGCGCTCGGCGCCGCCGCCCTGTTTTCGATACCGCTGCTGCTGTTCGGTTTCTTCCTGCTCCTCCAGAGCGAGTTCCGCGACGCCAAGACGATGCGCGAGGCGGCGGAGCAATCGGCGGATACCCGTGTGGAACTGCTGCGCCTGATGTCGCTGCACCAGAACGTCGAAACCGGCCAGCGCGGCTACAACATGACCGGAAAGGCGGCCTTCCTCGAACCGTATCGGGATGCACGGTCGCAAATTCCCGCCTCCTTCGCCGCCCTCGATCGCCTTGCCATGACCGATCCGGATTTGCGAGCGGAGCTGGGCGAACTCAGAGCCTTGTCGCGCGAGCGGCTGGAGTTCTCCGAGCGCGCGGTCGCGCTGACCCGGCAGGGATCGGGCGCGGAGGCGGTGGCCCTGGTATCGAGCGGGCGCGGCAAGGCGATCATGGATGCCATCCGCGCCGAAGTGGACCGGCTCGACGCTCTCGAGGCCGCCGACCTCGCGGTCGCCGTGGAGAACCGTGAGATGTCGCGCATACGGGTGCAGCGGACAATCAACCTAGTCCTCGCCGCCCTCGCCCTGCTCCTCGCACTCATCGCCGCGTTCACCGGCCATACCATCCGCGCACGCCAGCAGGCGCTCGCCCGCGAGACGGCGCTCAATGCCCGTCAGCAGGCGATTTTCGACGGGGCGGTCGACGGTATGCTCGTGCTCGACGAGGACGGCTACGTCCGCGAGATGAACCCCTCGATCACCCGGCTGTTCGGGCTCCAGCCGGCCGACCTCATCGGACGGCACAACACCGTCCTGATGGCCGATCCGCCTTCACTCGCCGACAGCCAGGCATGGCTCAGGATGGTCGGTGCCGCCGGCAGCCGGGGCGCGGGCGAACGGCGCGAATTCCAGGGCAAGCGGGCCGACGGAAGCCGGCTGGAAACCGACGTCGCGATCAGCCGCGTCGGCGGAGACGGTGCGCGCGAATACATCGCGGTCATCCGCGACATCACCGAGCGCAAGCGGGTGGAGGACATGAAGACCGAGTTCGTCTCCACCGTGAGCCACGAACTGCGCACGCCGCTCACCTCGATCGGCGGCTCGCTTGGTCTGCTGGCGGCGGGCGCGGTGGGGCCACTCAACGAAAAGGCCGCGCGCCTCGTCAACATCGCGCACGGCAACTGCGAGCGGCTGATTCGCCTCATCAACGACATCCTCGACATCGAGAAGATCGAATCGGGCAAGATGCAGTTCGACCTGCGCCGCATGATGCTCGGCCCGCTTGTCGACCGCACCGCCGCCGCCAATCGCGGCTTCGCGGACAAGCACGGGGTGACGGTGGAAACCCAGCTGCCGCCCTGGCCCATCGCGGTCATGGGCGACCCCGACCGGTTGGAGCAATTGCTCACCAATCTCGTCTCGAACGCGATCAAGCATTCGCCCGAAGGCGGCGTGGTCGAAATCGGGATCGGCAACGCCGGCCAGCGGGCGCGTATCGAAGTGCGCGACCGCGGCGCCGGTGTGCCCGAGGCATTCCGCGGGCGCATCTTCGGCAAGTTCGCCATGGCCGACCAGTCCGACAGCCGGGCGCGCGGCGGCACCGGCCTCGGCCTT
This window harbors:
- a CDS encoding DUF1761 domain-containing protein — protein: MGPVNWIAVIVAALVAGGLACAWFGPVFGRAKTRKVAAGRLIGRGRPASIVAVSAVLLLLTAAMLGHMFARVGADTLAAKPWLYFMMSGGLALAFVIPALWISFAQLRVPTRVALIDAGYWLAAYLAMGLVFFLLG
- a CDS encoding M23 family metallopeptidase, with product MKRIATLLAAALAASPALAANPRTETEHVVTDGETLSGIAARAGVPLSVIAEANLLREPYAVRKGQKLAIPRQRVHTVRKGETGLGIAARYGVPFDRIAVANGLSESGTVLLGQKLIIPAVVAAPDAASLAVAAASAATSDPYFRRPHDGKVQLGYSRRADGKGHDGIDYAANPLDMVRASASGTVSGISQRDPRFGKMVTIDHGGGWKSAYGHLADITVEMGDVVKTGERVGLAGSSGQADGNEVHFAIRRNGRPVDPAPLLAR
- the serS gene encoding serine--tRNA ligase, with the protein product MHDIRLIRDDPAAFDAALARRGFAASSAEVLVLDETRRAAATKAQDLLARRNEASKAIGAAIGRGDTDGAAALKAEVAGIKEELPALEAAEREAAQAQDDLLARLPNLPADDVPDGEDEAGNVEIARWGTPRDYAFEPKEHADFGPALGLDFEAGAAIAGARFTFLRGQMARLQRAIAQFMLDVQTGEHGYMECATPLLVREEAMFGTGQLPKFAEDSFQTTDGRWLIPTSEVSLTNFCRETIAEFGTPLRLTALTPCFRSEAGSAGRDTRGYIRQHQFEKVELVSICRPDHAAAEHDHMLRSAQVVLERLGLPYRTMLLCAGDMGFGAKKTYDLEVWLPGQQAYREISSVSWCGDFQARRMNARYRAENGKPAFVHTLNGSGLAVGRTLVAVLENYQQEDGSVIVPEALKPWAGGLEILEPAN
- a CDS encoding potassium channel family protein; amino-acid sequence: MSKKPAPRRPYRGPRFQPLRRSVGVPVWADLGIRLALALGLVMMVVMIHWLDRDGLVDNLDGHITFLDVVYFTMISITTTGFGDIAPVSDRARLIEAVIVTPIRFAVLFIFVGAAYDFVIRRSWEKYRMRRIQERLTGHIVVLGFGISGSEAVHELIERGTDPAQIVVMDPSEERLAEAEALGCNVIEADATRDESLEAVRISRASTVLVSAGRDDSSILIVLTVRHLAPEVPISVVVRAADNELLARQAGADNVINPVRFTGLLLAGSAQGSHIADYMADLASFGGKVQLVERKVAPDEVGKTIEELSSGGKGLRVYRGDTMRGYWECGPLEMGDTIVEIRPTAVTEA
- the rimO gene encoding 30S ribosomal protein S12 methylthiotransferase RimO — protein: MPGSTPLSTIPDQKRIGMVSLGCPKALVDSERILTRLRADGYAMSPDYAGADVVLVNTCGFLDSAKEESLEAIGEAIAENGRVIVTGCMGEEAEVIRARFPEVLAVTGAQQYEAVVEAVHGAAPPSQGPFIDLVPQPSALKQRSGSADEYVKLTPRHYSYLKISEGCNHSCAFCIIPQLRGKLVSRRIDAVLREAEKLVAAGTKELLVISQDTSAYGVDTRHDERMWKGHPVRAHMTDLARELGQLRTPEGAAPWVRLHYVYPYPHVDAVIPLMAEGLLTPYLDIPFQHASPKVLRAMKRPANEAKVLERVKAWRQIAPDLTIRSSFVVGFPGETEDDFRYLLDWLEEAQLDRVGGFRFEPVAGAQANDLPDPVPEAVKEERYARLMEVTERISAAKLAAKVGRVLPVIVDEVGEPDEDGDVGATARSQADAPEIDGNVYLRDVPAGIVPGTIVDVRIEDADAHDLYGVIAQERATS
- a CDS encoding alpha-amylase family glycosyl hydrolase; its protein translation is MKNAMLAAAAVLTLAAPAAAQTTYDPVWQPEPYSTVRHPEWSKDAVLYQINTRQFTPEGTFRAAERELPRLKALGVNVLWLMPIHPIGAKNRKGTLGSPYSVRDYYDVNPEFGTKADFRHFVDAAHAAGFHVILDWVANHTAWDNRLVTEHPDWYEKDWKGDFRPTPWWDWSDIVDLDWLQPGVRKHVGEAMEMWVRDYGVDGFRADVAGYVPLDFWEKERARLEAIRPVFMLAEWKSSELTRKAFDAVYAWEWHHIVKDIAKGKSDPSALYGYYAENESAWPRQAMRLTYIENHDSNAWEGTQYENFGDALPAMTALAFTGEGLPMVHNGQEACNAKRLEFFEKDPIDWSQANGCTLGPLIRDLVAFRRANPALANGQWGGRMSQVVTDQPKQVFAWTRQTDGNRVVGIFNLSAAPVTATLSDAHAAGQYRAFRTGEAVTLTPGQTLTLAPWEYRLMSAAAVR
- a CDS encoding CHASE3 domain-containing protein, with translation MTTGLSLPWKRALGAAALFSIPLLLFGFFLLLQSEFRDAKTMREAAEQSADTRVELLRLMSLHQNVETGQRGYNMTGKAAFLEPYRDARSQIPASFAALDRLAMTDPDLRAELGELRALSRERLEFSERAVALTRQGSGAEAVALVSSGRGKAIMDAIRAEVDRLDALEAADLAVAVENREMSRIRVQRTINLVLAALALLLALIAAFTGHTIRARQQALARETALNARQQAIFDGAVDGMLVLDEDGYVREMNPSITRLFGLQPADLIGRHNTVLMADPPSLADSQAWLRMVGAAGSRGAGERREFQGKRADGSRLETDVAISRVGGDGAREYIAVIRDITERKRVEDMKTEFVSTVSHELRTPLTSIGGSLGLLAAGAVGPLNEKAARLVNIAHGNCERLIRLINDILDIEKIESGKMQFDLRRMMLGPLVDRTAAANRGFADKHGVTVETQLPPWPIAVMGDPDRLEQLLTNLVSNAIKHSPEGGVVEIGIGNAGQRARIEVRDRGAGVPEAFRGRIFGKFAMADQSDSRARGGTGLGLAIAREITERHGGTVGFEDRTGGGTVFFVELPMAECEERIASAADDGLPRLLHLDDDSDCLSVVESAFAGRANVVSVSSMHDARAELAQRPFAGVLVDVVVPPDNGLDLVPCLRQSFPGLPIVVFSALDDVEKTDDVDAVLTKSRSSIETLVETTMALVARGRREAA
- a CDS encoding sulfotransferase family protein, whose translation is MHETDIRPPRRTRLIDVLDAGVRAGRRFGAIAPARLTKDELLSQAVEATGLTDFGDRWFEKPMEVLLESVREEARLNAIGALAAEKQFHHVLRDRLYTQMWFDRHPEILARPIPHPVVIVGPMRSGTTRLHRLLAADRRFAHMRSFETISPVPRPDFEDVLAGRAEDFRPKLANRIMKVARLANPRTLSIHPTGPYEPEEELGLLVASMWGMKHDAQWHVPTYARFTEGEDATPAYRHMANLLRLIGWSQQESSLRPWILKTPQHMLDLPALLKVFPDARLIFTHRDPRQVVGSAASLAWNQTIIYSDHARAGVVGAEWLRKTDLMTRRMMEARRAIPAHRMIDVQYDAMDRDWRGTMARIYKFLGLEMDSAVPGMERYIERSRALKRTPHHYSLPEFGLDEGEVVERMSDYIRRFDVPMEGAVPPRRRRLSRG
- a CDS encoding alpha-ketoglutarate-dependent dioxygenase AlkB; amino-acid sequence: MSVQPSLFDPDPAVPGLSFVPHAIGPEGERACAARIDAAPLEPFKFGQWEGKRLTAHYGSAYDYQRGRTIPAPPLPDWLTALRADLAAALGVETEPFVQALLIRYDPGAGIGWHRDRPQYGQVMGLSLGAPAVLRLRRRRADGGFDRRSVELPPRSVYLLDGEVRHEWEHSIAPMDALRRSITFRTLRVPGR
- the surE gene encoding 5'/3'-nucleotidase SurE — its product is MRILLTNDDGIHAPGLEVLEAIAREFTDDIWICAPSEEQSGAGHSLTLTRPVRLRRHDERRFSVTGTPTDAVTLGLRKVMDGPPDVILSGVNRGANLADDVTYSGTVSAAIEGALAGIRAIALSQVYASEGMGDSVPFDAARAWGAKVLAPLLDVPLPKRTLVNVNFPALPADRIRGIRAVRQGFHDYSRGTVVEGRDPRGYPYYWFGLEAIEHTLDHGTDLEAIADGYIAVTPLQLDLTHHSSLGALADRYG